Proteins from one Porites lutea chromosome 3, jaPorLute2.1, whole genome shotgun sequence genomic window:
- the LOC140931724 gene encoding uncharacterized protein — translation MKFLPRKFRESQSDWFAKRGMPWHITVATRRAENHELEMMTFVHVYQTCNQDSCVVLSIMKDVIGKLKSQLPHLKTVFYRQDNAGCYHCGATIAGASFTGCASGVTVKRLDFSDAQGGKGPCDRKAASINSHMKIHLNQGSNIETAKEMVDASQSSGGVPGVDVSLCISAQDPAPSLNVKIAGVSLISNIVYNNGSLTVWRAYGIGPGKCIRLEDLGIPQLVQIPDLVKCDEDTATTMPNAHFIKVKSRRQPCSDNSQQCSDTEEETVTETSPAVHTFSCPEEGCMKVYQRFSSLQHHLDLGKHERALEHETLLDRAALGYAERLRGQSGSVPQIEQVRRQLNLSNQPFLPMGWALKSSHVKRTRFTEKQRDYLSSKFRIGESTGQKADAASVSKSMMTARDSNGNRLLSSSEFLTSQQVSSFFSRLSSKRELEDDEMTESDFEENQNVENEKAFDELRSEVLQEVALTHPICYDRYNICELIANSKLSIFAIQMLKDICEHFDIPTTDIKVKRKAPYIDKLIAFGKNCTCQK, via the coding sequence ATGAAGTTCTTGCCAAGAAAGTTTAGAGAAAGCCAAAGTGATTGGTTTGCAAAGCGGGGTATGCCTTGGCACATTACTGTAGCTACTCGACGAGCGGAAAACCACGAATTGGAGATGATGACATTTGTGCATGTTTACCAAACCTGCAACCAAGACAGCTGTGTGGTGCTTTCCATTATGAAGGATGTTATTGGAAAGCTAAAGTCACAGCTGCCTCATCTGAAAACTGTCTTCTACAGACAGGACAATGCCGGCTGTTACCACTGCGGGGCTACGATAGCGGGGGCCAGCTTTACAGGCTGTGCTAGTGGAGTGACTGTGAAACGCTTGGACTTTTCAGACGCACAGGGTGGTAAAGGCCCATGTGATAGAAAGGCGGCTTCAATTAACTCACACATGAAAATCCACCTTAATCAAGGGTCTAACATCGAGACTGCCAAGGAAATGGTAGACGCTAGCCAGTCATCGGGAGGTGTTCCTGGAGTTGACGTTTCATTATGCATCTCAGCGCAAGACCCAGCACCATCCTTGAATGTAAAGATTGCAGGAGTGAGTTTGATTTCCAATATTGTATACAACAACGGAAGCCTGACCGTCTGGAGAGCGTATGGAATAGGGCCTGGTAAGTGCATACGTCTCGAGGACCTCGGTATTCCACAGTTGGTGCAGATTCCAGATCTCGTGAAATGTGATGAGGATACAGCCACAACAATGCCGAATGCACACTTTATCAAAGTTAAATCCAGGCGTCAACCTTGCTCAGATAATTCCCAGCAATGCTCAGATACCGAAGAAGAGACTGTGACTGAGACCTCACCCGCTGTTCATACATTTTCCTGTCCCGAGGAAGGATGCATGAAAGTTTATCAAAGATTTTCCTCTTTACAGCACCATCTGGACCTCGGAAAACACGAACGTGCTTTGGAGCATGAAACACTCCTTGACAGAGCAGCGCTTGGTTACGCAGAGAGGCTACGAGGTCAGTCTGGTAGTGTACCACAGATTGAGCAAGTGAGAAGGCAGCTAAACCTCTCGAATCAGCCTTTTTTACCTATGGGTTGGGCCCTTAAGTCTAGTCACGTAAAGCGTACACGATTCACAGAGAAGCAGAGAGACTACTTATCCAGTAAATTTCGTATTGGCGAGTCAACCGGCCAGAAAGCGGATGCAGCCTCGGTATCCAAGTCAATGATGACTGCTAGAGACAGTAATGGAAACCGCCTTTTAAGCAGTTCTGAATTTCTGACGAGTCAGcaagtttcaagtttcttttcaagACTGTCCTCAAAGCGCGAACTTGAAGATGACGAAATGACGGAAAGCGACTTTGAAGAAAACCAGAACGTTGAAAATGAGAAAGCCTTTGACGAGTTGAGAAGTGAAGTTCTTCAAGAGGTTGCCCTTACTCATCCAATATGCTATGACAGGTATAACATCTGCGAACTAATTGCAAATTCAAAGCTATCAATCTTTGCAATTCAAATGCTTAAGGATATCTGTGAACACTTTGATATACCAACAACGGACATCAAAGTAAAGAGAAAAGCCCCTTACATTGACAAGCTGATCGCCTTTGGAAAAAACTGCACTTGTCAGAAATAA